One Desulfuromonas acetexigens genomic window carries:
- a CDS encoding sigma-54 interaction domain-containing protein: MNDAPPIIESDLPAATPDLVVLVRPEGRPRLVRVSERLAELLDRPVESLKGMELDRALAGTVPSLVELVTEAASRERPLTGIRMRFPGARADLLADLFPAGLAEDYSGQLVHVRFRPDRADRSEPSPAFAGLIGESAAIREVFRKIALYAPTEASVVITGETGTGKELVARALHEGSGRAAGPYVAVNCSAISEELLESELFGHEKGAFTGALRTHKGRFERADGGTLFLDEIGDMPLHTQTRLLRVLEEKRVERVGGEQEYPVDVRVVCATNVALEQAVGQNRFRADLYHRLSVLRIHLPPLRQRSEDIPLLAEHFLRQFNSKYGRRIERLTNEAVALLQSYLWPGNVRELRNVLERVCIETGGEVIGARAFAEWIRERQNFSPGEWGEAPREARVVTPPYPLASERLLLSPPLSAPVESSRPVELSEGAIRRAYRAEGGNLSAAARRLGVHRATLYRHLERLGLGREELDGLDEAERSED; encoded by the coding sequence ATGAACGACGCCCCGCCGATAATCGAGAGCGATCTCCCGGCCGCCACCCCCGATCTGGTGGTGCTGGTCCGGCCGGAGGGGCGTCCGCGCCTGGTCCGGGTTTCGGAACGGCTGGCCGAGCTGCTCGACCGGCCGGTGGAAAGCTTGAAGGGGATGGAATTGGATCGGGCTCTGGCCGGGACGGTGCCGTCCCTGGTAGAGCTGGTGACCGAGGCGGCGAGCCGGGAGCGGCCGCTGACCGGCATCCGGATGCGTTTTCCCGGGGCGCGGGCGGATCTGCTGGCCGATCTCTTCCCCGCCGGGCTGGCCGAGGATTACAGCGGTCAGCTCGTGCATGTGCGGTTTCGTCCAGATCGGGCGGACCGGAGTGAGCCATCGCCCGCTTTCGCCGGACTGATCGGGGAGAGCGCCGCTATTCGCGAGGTCTTTCGCAAGATCGCCCTCTACGCTCCGACCGAGGCCTCGGTCGTCATCACCGGCGAGACCGGCACCGGCAAGGAGTTGGTCGCCCGCGCCCTGCACGAGGGAAGCGGCCGTGCGGCGGGGCCCTATGTGGCGGTGAACTGCTCGGCGATTTCCGAGGAGCTGCTCGAATCGGAACTTTTCGGCCATGAAAAGGGAGCCTTCACCGGCGCCCTGCGCACTCACAAGGGGCGTTTCGAGCGGGCCGACGGTGGCACCCTCTTTCTCGACGAGATCGGCGATATGCCGCTGCACACCCAGACTCGGCTGCTGCGGGTGCTGGAGGAGAAACGGGTCGAACGGGTCGGCGGCGAGCAAGAATATCCGGTCGATGTGCGCGTGGTATGCGCCACCAACGTGGCGCTGGAACAGGCGGTGGGTCAGAACCGCTTTCGCGCCGATCTCTATCATCGCCTGTCGGTGCTGCGCATCCACTTGCCGCCCCTGCGCCAACGGAGCGAGGATATCCCTTTGCTGGCGGAGCATTTTCTCCGGCAATTCAACAGCAAATACGGCCGCCGCATCGAACGCCTGACCAACGAGGCCGTCGCCCTGTTGCAGTCCTACCTCTGGCCAGGCAATGTCCGCGAACTGCGCAACGTGCTCGAGCGGGTCTGCATCGAGACGGGAGGCGAGGTGATCGGCGCCCGCGCCTTCGCCGAGTGGATTCGCGAGCGGCAGAACTTCTCCCCCGGCGAATGGGGGGAGGCGCCGCGGGAAGCGCGGGTGGTGACGCCCCCCTATCCCCTGGCAAGCGAGCGCCTGCTCCTTTCGCCGCCGCTCTCGGCGCCTGTGGAAAGTTCGCGGCCGGTGGAACTTTCCGAAGGGGCGATCCGTCGGGCCTACCGGGCCGAAGGCGGAAATCTCAGCGCCGCCGCCCGCCGGTTGGGGGTGCATCGGGCGACGCTCTATCGCCATCTGGAGCGGCTCGGTCTGGGTCGGGAAGAGTTGGACGGTCTGGACGAAGCGGAACGAAGCGAGGATTAA
- the sugE gene encoding quaternary ammonium compound efflux SMR transporter SugE, giving the protein MAWFYLVLAGLFEIGWAVGLKYTVGFTRLLPSLWTLAAMALSFMLLSQALKTLPIGTAYAIWTGIGAAGTALFGMLFLGEPREVARLLCLLLILAGIAGLKMSA; this is encoded by the coding sequence ATGGCCTGGTTTTACCTGGTGCTGGCGGGACTGTTCGAAATCGGCTGGGCGGTGGGACTCAAATACACCGTCGGCTTCACCCGCCTCTTGCCGTCTCTGTGGACCCTGGCAGCCATGGCCCTGAGTTTCATGCTGCTCAGCCAGGCCCTGAAGACGTTGCCCATCGGCACCGCCTACGCCATCTGGACCGGCATCGGCGCCGCCGGCACCGCCCTCTTCGGCATGCTTTTTCTCGGCGAACCCCGGGAAGTCGCGCGCCTGCTCTGCCTGCTGCTGATCCTCGCCGGCATCGCCGGGCTTAAAATGAGCGCCTGA
- a CDS encoding DUF2339 domain-containing protein: protein MYFIAGLVGLIGGAWLFSEHSREVAGALLGAFLGIFWLRHLRLGKRLAALERQLAEAQGGVAASESAPTVAQPAADDFIFTPEAPPPAVELPAPPSIQPRPSFQPSAPRTGPESSKQNEWWNIFVAYFTGGNVVVRAGAVVLFFGVAFLLKYSAERNLVPIELRLLGVSLGAVALLLFGWQLRLKRPGYALILQGAAIGILYLAIFAAMKLYQLFPAGFALPLLIVLAIASATLAIAQNARVLAVLGIVGGFLAPVLTSTGGGSHVLLFSYYALLNVGILYTARHRSWRELNLLGFFFTFGIGALWGAGNYRPEMFATTEPFLILFFLFYLALGLLFARNQPLNLKGYIDGTLVFGTPIVAFALQAVLVRPYAYGLAWSALALGLIYVGLAWRLWRQGQPALRTLIEAFLATGVVFATVAIPLALDGRWTSAAWALEGAALVWIALKQQRRTPRIFGLILQVLAGASFLTALPGTVTGLPVLNGLCLGALLVALAGLFSAWCLWRRAGEFPTSMLESLLTLAWGLCWWFGAGLHEIGRFAPFALRPAQALTFCALSAGAAFWLGARLDWPYLRRVYLGLVPVMALVLLFTALEFHGPPSLHGGFLAWPLALLLHYLLLYRDERIAVAAYLRYPHLGLLWLLILLVTWEAAWWTDHGVGGAGTWFLAVLGILPSAFVLGLCRLWNSPRWPLSSFRRDYLYPGLLPIVGYLWLGTLGANLFSPGDPWPLPYLPLLNPFDLAQALVLLAVAFWSLTLTTRLGLEPLGMRRRPRIILAGATAFFWLNAMLVRTLHHWGEVPFRPRALLASDLAQTSFSIFWTLSALAVMLWAARKGLRTLWWTGAGLIGVVMVKLFIFDLARTSTVERIVSFIGVGLLCLAVGYLAPLPGRADRDREDS from the coding sequence ATGTATTTCATCGCGGGGCTGGTGGGGCTGATCGGCGGGGCCTGGCTTTTTTCCGAGCACAGTCGGGAGGTGGCTGGTGCCCTGCTCGGGGCCTTTCTCGGGATTTTCTGGCTGCGCCATCTGCGTCTGGGCAAGCGCCTGGCCGCTTTGGAGCGGCAACTGGCCGAAGCCCAAGGCGGGGTCGCTGCTTCCGAATCCGCCCCGACGGTTGCGCAGCCCGCCGCCGACGATTTCATCTTCACGCCGGAGGCGCCACCACCGGCGGTGGAATTGCCCGCCCCACCATCTATCCAACCCCGACCGTCGTTCCAGCCATCCGCGCCCCGCACCGGCCCGGAATCCTCCAAGCAAAACGAATGGTGGAACATTTTCGTCGCCTATTTCACCGGCGGCAATGTGGTGGTGCGGGCCGGGGCGGTGGTGCTCTTTTTCGGCGTCGCCTTTTTGCTCAAATACTCGGCCGAACGGAATCTGGTGCCGATCGAACTGCGCCTGCTTGGGGTCAGCCTCGGCGCTGTCGCCCTGCTCCTGTTCGGCTGGCAGTTGCGGTTGAAACGCCCCGGCTACGCCCTGATCCTGCAAGGGGCGGCGATCGGCATCCTCTATCTGGCGATCTTCGCGGCGATGAAGCTTTACCAGCTGTTCCCGGCCGGGTTCGCCCTGCCGTTGCTGATCGTTCTCGCCATCGCCTCGGCGACTCTGGCCATCGCCCAGAACGCCCGGGTGCTGGCGGTGCTCGGCATCGTCGGCGGTTTTCTGGCGCCAGTGCTGACCTCCACCGGCGGCGGCAGCCATGTGCTCCTTTTCAGCTATTACGCCCTGCTCAATGTCGGCATTCTTTATACCGCCCGTCATCGTTCTTGGCGGGAACTGAACCTGCTCGGATTTTTCTTCACCTTCGGCATCGGCGCTCTCTGGGGCGCGGGCAACTACCGGCCGGAGATGTTCGCCACCACCGAGCCCTTCCTGATCCTCTTTTTCCTCTTCTATCTCGCCCTCGGCCTCCTTTTCGCCCGCAACCAGCCGCTCAACCTCAAGGGCTACATCGACGGTACCCTGGTTTTCGGCACGCCGATCGTCGCCTTCGCCCTGCAGGCGGTGCTGGTCCGGCCCTACGCTTACGGCCTGGCCTGGTCGGCCCTGGCCCTAGGGCTGATCTATGTCGGCCTAGCCTGGCGGCTGTGGCGGCAGGGACAGCCCGCCCTGCGCACCCTGATCGAGGCCTTTCTCGCCACCGGCGTCGTCTTCGCCACAGTGGCCATCCCCCTGGCCCTGGACGGGCGCTGGACCTCGGCGGCCTGGGCGCTGGAGGGAGCGGCGCTGGTCTGGATCGCCCTCAAGCAGCAGCGTCGCACGCCCCGGATCTTCGGCCTGATTCTTCAGGTGCTGGCCGGCGCTTCCTTCCTGACGGCGTTGCCGGGAACGGTGACCGGCCTGCCGGTCCTCAACGGCCTCTGCCTTGGCGCGCTGCTCGTCGCCTTGGCCGGGCTTTTCAGCGCCTGGTGTCTGTGGCGGCGGGCCGGGGAGTTTCCGACGTCGATGCTGGAGAGCCTCCTGACGCTAGCCTGGGGGCTGTGCTGGTGGTTCGGCGCCGGACTTCATGAAATCGGCCGCTTCGCCCCCTTTGCCCTGCGTCCCGCCCAGGCCCTGACTTTCTGCGCCCTCTCCGCCGGAGCCGCCTTTTGGCTTGGGGCGCGGCTCGATTGGCCGTACCTACGCCGGGTCTACCTTGGTCTGGTGCCGGTCATGGCGCTGGTACTGCTCTTCACGGCGTTGGAATTTCACGGTCCACCGTCGCTCCACGGCGGCTTTCTCGCCTGGCCCCTGGCCCTGCTCCTCCACTATCTGCTGCTCTATCGGGATGAGCGGATCGCTGTCGCCGCCTATCTGCGCTATCCCCATCTCGGCCTGCTCTGGCTGCTAATCCTGCTCGTCACCTGGGAGGCGGCCTGGTGGACCGATCATGGCGTAGGCGGCGCCGGTACCTGGTTTCTGGCGGTGCTTGGCATCCTCCCGTCGGCCTTCGTCCTCGGCCTCTGCCGGCTGTGGAATTCCCCGCGCTGGCCGCTTTCTTCCTTCCGCCGGGACTATCTCTATCCGGGGTTGCTGCCGATCGTCGGCTATCTCTGGCTCGGCACCCTGGGGGCGAACCTTTTCAGCCCCGGCGATCCCTGGCCGCTCCCCTACCTGCCCCTGCTCAACCCCTTCGATCTGGCGCAGGCGTTGGTGCTGCTGGCGGTTGCCTTCTGGAGCCTGACCCTGACGACGCGGCTCGGCCTTGAGCCGCTGGGAATGCGGCGGCGCCCGCGGATTATCCTCGCCGGGGCGACGGCCTTCTTCTGGCTCAACGCCATGCTCGTCCGCACCCTCCACCACTGGGGGGAGGTGCCCTTCCGTCCGCGGGCGCTGCTCGCCTCCGATCTGGCGCAGACCTCCTTCTCCATCTTCTGGACCCTGAGCGCCCTGGCGGTGATGCTCTGGGCGGCGCGCAAGGGGCTGCGAACCCTGTGGTGGACCGGCGCCGGGCTGATCGGGGTGGTCATGGTCAAACTCTTTATCTTCGATCTGGCCCGGACCAGTACCGTGGAGCGGATCGTTTCCTTTATCGGCGTCGGCCTCCTCTGCCTGGCCGTCGGCTATCTGGCGCCGCTGCCGGGACGGGCGGACCGGGATCGGGAGGATTCATGA
- a CDS encoding Hsp20/alpha crystallin family protein, translating to MKNNEITLHKENTPAVADKDRAAMIAPAVDIFENDDALTLVADLPGVSKEQLELGIDRQVLTIEGRLERAEEGALYREFGGKGFYRRFHLPENLDLNQTAAELKDGVLTLRLPKAASAKPRRIEVTVH from the coding sequence ATGAAAAACAACGAAATCACTCTTCATAAAGAAAACACACCGGCCGTCGCGGATAAGGACCGCGCCGCCATGATCGCTCCCGCCGTCGACATCTTCGAGAACGATGACGCCCTGACCCTGGTGGCGGATTTGCCGGGGGTGAGCAAGGAACAACTGGAACTGGGCATCGACCGGCAGGTGCTGACCATCGAAGGGCGCCTCGAACGCGCCGAGGAAGGGGCTCTGTACCGCGAATTCGGCGGCAAAGGCTTCTATCGCCGCTTCCATCTGCCGGAGAACCTCGATCTGAACCAGACGGCCGCCGAACTCAAGGACGGCGTCCTTACCCTGCGGCTGCCGAAGGCGGCTTCCGCCAAACCGCGCCGCATCGAAGTCACCGTCCACTAA
- the clpB gene encoding ATP-dependent chaperone ClpB: MDINKLTVKTQEAIQAAQSKATRLGHVEVDGEHLLAALLEQPEGLVPRVLQKLGVEPEALSRALKKELEKRPSASGGGMEAGKIYVSQRFNRLLVKAEEEARHLKDEYVSVEHLLLALVEEGSATAAGRLFREFGIDRDRLLKALSEMRGHQRVTSPDPEGTYEALEKYGIDLVKAVQKGKLDPVIGRDSEIRRTIRILSRKTKNNPVLIGEPGVGKTAIVEGLAQRIVRGDVPEGLKNKTIFALDMGALVAGAKYRGEFEERLKAVLTEIRNSEGRILLFIDELHNIVGAGKAEGSMDAGNMLKPMLARGELHCIGATTLDEYRKYIEKDAALERRFQPILVEQPTVEDTVSILRGLKERFEVHHGVRIHDNALVAAATLSDRYISDRFLPDKAIDLVDEACAMIRTEIDSLPSDLDEVTRRVMQLEIEEAALTKEKDAASLARLETLRQELAGLKERAETLKSQWEGEKGAIKTVQGLREEIEKTRQEIERAERNYDLNRAAELKHGRLPQLERELHEKEKLLAGEGAGNRLLREAVTDEEIAGIVARWTGIPVTRLVEGEREKLLKLDQVLHQRVVGQDEAVQLVADAVIRARAGIKDPRRPIGSFIFLGPTGVGKTELARALAETLFDSQDNMVRIDMSEYMEKHAVSRLIGAPPGYVGYEEGGQLTEAVRRKPYAVILFDEIEKAHHDVFNVLLQVLDDGRITDSQGRTVDFKNTVIILTSNIGSPHLLDGLGADGQITEGARKNVMAELRREFRPEFLNRIDDIVLFKVLTLNEIKAIVGLLVGDLRKRLAARRIGLELTEAAVEFIAKNAYDPVYGARPLKRYLQHQLETRIGRALIAGDIRDGATLTVDLQGDELTVIQVNPAQAEDAG; the protein is encoded by the coding sequence ATGGATATCAACAAACTGACCGTCAAAACCCAGGAAGCCATCCAGGCCGCCCAGAGCAAGGCCACCCGCCTCGGCCATGTGGAGGTCGACGGCGAACACCTGCTGGCGGCGCTGCTCGAACAGCCCGAGGGGCTCGTTCCCCGGGTGCTGCAAAAGCTGGGGGTGGAGCCGGAAGCCTTGTCCCGCGCCCTGAAGAAGGAGCTGGAAAAACGTCCCAGCGCCTCTGGTGGCGGGATGGAAGCGGGGAAAATCTACGTCTCGCAGCGTTTCAACCGGCTGCTGGTCAAGGCCGAGGAGGAAGCCCGCCATCTCAAGGATGAATATGTCAGCGTCGAGCACCTGCTGCTGGCGCTGGTCGAAGAAGGCTCGGCGACCGCCGCCGGGCGCCTCTTCCGGGAGTTCGGCATCGATCGGGATCGTCTGCTCAAGGCCCTGTCGGAGATGCGCGGTCACCAGCGGGTGACCAGCCCCGATCCGGAAGGAACCTACGAGGCGCTGGAGAAATACGGCATCGATCTGGTCAAGGCGGTCCAGAAGGGGAAGCTCGATCCGGTCATCGGCCGCGACAGCGAAATCCGTCGCACCATCCGCATTCTCTCGCGCAAGACCAAGAACAACCCGGTGCTCATCGGCGAGCCGGGGGTCGGCAAGACCGCTATCGTCGAAGGATTGGCCCAGCGCATCGTCCGCGGCGACGTCCCCGAGGGGCTGAAGAACAAGACCATTTTCGCCCTCGACATGGGCGCGCTGGTGGCCGGGGCCAAGTATCGCGGCGAGTTCGAGGAGCGGCTCAAGGCGGTGCTGACCGAGATCCGCAACAGCGAGGGGCGCATCCTGCTCTTCATCGACGAGCTGCATAACATCGTCGGCGCCGGAAAGGCTGAAGGCTCCATGGACGCCGGCAACATGCTCAAGCCGATGCTGGCCCGGGGCGAACTGCACTGCATCGGCGCCACCACCCTCGACGAATATCGGAAGTACATCGAGAAGGATGCGGCCCTGGAGCGACGCTTCCAGCCGATTCTGGTCGAGCAGCCGACGGTGGAGGACACGGTCAGCATTCTGCGTGGCCTTAAAGAGCGCTTCGAGGTCCATCATGGGGTACGCATTCACGATAATGCCCTGGTGGCGGCGGCGACTCTGAGCGATCGCTACATCTCCGACCGCTTTCTGCCAGACAAGGCCATCGACCTGGTCGATGAAGCCTGCGCCATGATCCGCACCGAGATCGACTCGTTGCCGAGCGATCTCGACGAGGTCACCCGGCGGGTCATGCAGCTGGAGATCGAGGAAGCGGCCCTGACCAAGGAGAAGGACGCCGCCAGTCTCGCCCGTCTGGAGACTCTGCGGCAGGAACTGGCCGGGCTCAAGGAGCGGGCCGAGACCCTCAAATCCCAGTGGGAGGGGGAGAAGGGGGCGATCAAGACCGTGCAGGGGCTGCGCGAGGAGATCGAGAAGACCCGCCAGGAGATCGAGCGGGCCGAACGCAATTACGATCTCAACCGCGCCGCCGAGCTCAAGCACGGCCGCTTGCCGCAACTGGAACGGGAGCTGCACGAAAAAGAGAAGCTGCTCGCCGGGGAGGGGGCGGGCAACCGGCTGTTGCGCGAGGCGGTGACCGACGAGGAGATCGCCGGGATCGTCGCCCGCTGGACCGGCATCCCGGTGACCCGGCTGGTGGAAGGGGAGCGGGAAAAACTGCTCAAGCTCGACCAGGTGCTGCATCAGCGGGTGGTCGGCCAGGACGAGGCGGTGCAACTGGTGGCCGACGCGGTCATCCGCGCCCGCGCCGGGATCAAGGACCCGCGCCGTCCCATCGGCTCCTTCATCTTCCTCGGTCCGACCGGGGTCGGCAAGACCGAGCTGGCCCGCGCCCTGGCCGAGACCCTCTTCGACAGCCAGGACAACATGGTGCGCATCGACATGTCCGAGTATATGGAAAAACACGCGGTCAGCCGCTTGATCGGCGCGCCCCCCGGCTACGTCGGCTACGAAGAAGGGGGGCAGTTGACCGAGGCGGTGCGGCGCAAGCCCTACGCGGTGATCCTCTTCGACGAGATCGAAAAGGCTCATCACGACGTCTTCAACGTCCTTTTGCAGGTGCTCGATGACGGCCGCATCACCGACAGCCAGGGGCGCACCGTCGATTTCAAGAATACCGTCATTATCCTGACCTCGAATATCGGCTCGCCGCACCTTCTCGACGGGCTCGGCGCCGACGGTCAAATCACCGAAGGGGCGCGAAAGAACGTAATGGCCGAACTGCGCCGCGAGTTTCGGCCGGAGTTTCTGAATCGGATCGATGACATCGTTCTCTTCAAAGTTTTGACACTTAACGAGATCAAGGCCATCGTCGGGCTGCTGGTCGGCGATCTGCGCAAGCGGTTGGCCGCCCGCCGCATCGGGCTGGAACTCACCGAAGCGGCGGTGGAGTTCATCGCCAAAAACGCTTACGATCCGGTCTACGGTGCCCGGCCGCTCAAGCGTTACCTCCAGCATCAGCTGGAAACCCGCATCGGACGGGCGCTGATCGCCGGGGATATCCGTGACGGCGCGACCTTGACCGTCGATCTGCAGGGGGATGAATTGACCGTGATCCAGGTCAACCCGGCGCAAGCGGAGGACGCCGGATAA
- a CDS encoding DUF3999 domain-containing protein: MKPLLIAVLLCFVVGAPAYGRSLPEDFAYGLPLTPSGATPFAEVELPLAVYHTLTRADLGDLRVFNSAGEEVPHLLRGPEAVVTETPGAARAVPFFPLRAADDADEALAVRVAEAPGDWRVEIQTRSQAEPTTKVPVSGYLLDLGGLDFSVAQVELDWEDGGDFFGEVEVATSDQLKDWRPLTRVVLARLDYQGRRLEHRRIDLPTAPGRYLRLRWSGSAPLLEPARVVASARPSHATLPEIRQWLPVTATPLAETPGLSRVDLGGRLPVAALRVTFAEANNLARLRLSSGANPEGPGRHRAEALVYRLRFGERELVSAELPLTASRDRYWFLRSDDGLAGARLEFGWRPDRLCFLVRGTGPFLLAYGNANLNSPPTAGAELLHSAEIAGAGVPAPERLVPGDVVTLGGPERLLPRRSSPSWRTLTLWGVLGLGVVLVGVLAWRLQRQLREAPTDSSSSE; this comes from the coding sequence ATGAAGCCTTTGCTGATCGCCGTGCTGCTCTGCTTCGTCGTTGGCGCCCCGGCTTACGGCCGGAGTCTGCCCGAGGATTTCGCCTACGGCCTGCCGCTGACACCGAGCGGCGCCACGCCCTTCGCCGAGGTGGAACTGCCGCTGGCGGTCTATCACACCCTGACCCGGGCCGATCTCGGAGATCTGCGGGTCTTCAACAGCGCCGGCGAGGAAGTGCCGCATCTGCTGCGCGGGCCCGAGGCGGTCGTGACGGAGACCCCCGGCGCGGCGCGGGCCGTTCCCTTCTTCCCCTTGCGTGCCGCCGATGACGCCGACGAGGCCCTGGCGGTGCGCGTCGCCGAGGCTCCCGGCGACTGGCGGGTGGAGATTCAGACCCGTTCTCAGGCGGAACCGACTACGAAGGTGCCTGTTTCCGGTTATCTGCTCGATCTGGGCGGATTGGATTTTTCCGTCGCTCAGGTGGAGTTGGATTGGGAGGATGGCGGCGACTTTTTCGGCGAAGTCGAGGTGGCGACGAGCGACCAGTTGAAGGATTGGCGACCGCTGACCCGCGTTGTCCTCGCCCGCCTCGACTATCAGGGGCGGCGCCTGGAGCACCGGCGCATCGACCTGCCGACGGCGCCGGGACGGTATCTGCGTCTGCGCTGGAGCGGGAGCGCACCGCTGCTCGAACCGGCGCGGGTGGTCGCCTCGGCGCGCCCCAGTCACGCCACCCTGCCGGAGATTCGCCAGTGGTTGCCGGTGACGGCGACCCCGTTGGCGGAGACGCCGGGGCTGTCGCGGGTCGATCTCGGTGGGCGCCTCCCCGTCGCCGCTCTGCGCGTGACCTTCGCCGAAGCCAACAATCTGGCGCGCCTGCGCCTCTCCTCCGGAGCAAATCCCGAAGGGCCGGGGCGTCATCGCGCCGAGGCGCTGGTTTACCGGCTGCGTTTTGGTGAGCGGGAACTGGTCAGCGCGGAACTGCCGCTGACCGCGTCCCGCGACCGCTACTGGTTTTTGCGCTCCGATGACGGTCTCGCCGGGGCCCGTCTGGAATTCGGCTGGCGGCCCGATCGTCTGTGCTTTCTGGTGCGCGGCACCGGACCCTTCCTGCTCGCTTACGGCAACGCCAACCTGAACTCCCCCCCAACCGCCGGCGCCGAACTGTTGCACAGCGCCGAAATCGCCGGAGCAGGCGTTCCGGCGCCGGAACGCCTCGTCCCCGGTGATGTCGTCACCCTGGGCGGTCCGGAGCGTTTGCTGCCACGGCGGTCGTCGCCGTCCTGGCGGACGCTGACGCTCTGGGGTGTGCTCGGCCTCGGCGTCGTGCTGGTTGGTGTCCTGGCCTGGCGGCTGCAACGGCAGTTGCGGGAAGCGCCCACGGATTCGTCCTCGTCGGAATAA
- a CDS encoding response regulator encodes MNKRKRFGEILLEAKVVTEPVLQLALEKQRGSSKRLGQVLEEMGVVTEKDTAVALARQFDFRTVQNLAGYSFPKEVLALFSSEIALKKNLFPLKLDQKTLFLAMVNPLDMDTIDDISFRTGLRVVPCVTTPAEIQAAVHQHYLGGAPSESKEPESDWWTILVVDDQELVRSAVIAALRKEGYETIEATNGADGLKTACQRHPHLIISDTIMPRMDGFEMFRALQANNQTTRIPVIALSSKSSAEEEAKLLDAGYFDFVAKPINPVRLAARVRRALKAVYGTTAPPPKP; translated from the coding sequence ATGAACAAACGCAAGCGCTTTGGGGAGATTCTGCTCGAAGCCAAGGTCGTCACCGAACCGGTCCTGCAACTCGCCCTGGAAAAGCAGCGCGGCAGCAGTAAGCGTCTCGGGCAGGTGCTTGAGGAGATGGGGGTGGTAACCGAGAAGGACACCGCCGTCGCTCTGGCCCGGCAGTTTGACTTCCGCACCGTGCAGAACCTGGCCGGCTACAGCTTCCCCAAAGAGGTGCTGGCGCTTTTCAGCAGCGAAATCGCGCTGAAAAAGAACCTGTTTCCCCTCAAGCTCGACCAGAAAACCTTGTTTCTGGCGATGGTCAATCCCCTCGACATGGACACCATCGACGATATCTCCTTCCGGACCGGCTTGCGGGTTGTCCCCTGCGTGACTACTCCGGCGGAGATCCAGGCGGCCGTGCATCAGCACTATCTTGGCGGCGCGCCCAGCGAGTCGAAAGAGCCTGAATCCGATTGGTGGACGATCCTGGTGGTGGATGATCAGGAGCTGGTGCGCTCGGCGGTCATCGCCGCCCTCAGGAAAGAAGGGTACGAGACGATCGAAGCCACCAACGGTGCCGATGGTTTGAAGACGGCCTGTCAGCGTCATCCCCATCTGATCATTTCCGATACCATCATGCCGCGCATGGATGGGTTCGAGATGTTCCGGGCTCTGCAGGCCAACAACCAAACCACCAGAATTCCGGTCATCGCTCTCTCCTCCAAGTCTTCGGCGGAAGAAGAAGCGAAGCTGCTCGATGCCGGTTATTTCGATTTTGTCGCCAAACCGATCAACCCCGTGCGCCTCGCGGCGCGGGTACGGCGAGCGCTGAAGGCCGTTTACGGCACGACCGCGCCGCCCCCGAAACCCTGA
- a CDS encoding Hsp20/alpha crystallin family protein, with protein MTGFDLFKEMDSFTREMDQVFRDLGFGRPLVPGSAYRGYPRINLRENQDAYLLEAQLPGIDPKELEMTILKGTLTLSGERKAPAEGQGTWHRRERGFGKFMRSIDIPAEIDGDKVRADYKDGLLTVTLPKAASVLPKRIEVQAN; from the coding sequence ATGACAGGATTCGATCTCTTCAAGGAAATGGACAGCTTCACTCGCGAAATGGACCAGGTGTTCCGTGATCTCGGCTTCGGTCGACCGCTCGTTCCGGGCTCCGCCTATCGCGGCTATCCGCGCATCAACCTGCGCGAGAATCAGGATGCCTACCTCCTTGAGGCGCAGCTGCCGGGTATCGATCCCAAAGAACTGGAAATGACGATCCTCAAGGGGACGCTGACCCTCTCCGGTGAGCGCAAGGCGCCCGCCGAGGGACAGGGAACCTGGCATCGCCGGGAGCGTGGTTTCGGAAAGTTCATGCGCTCCATCGACATCCCGGCGGAAATTGATGGCGACAAGGTGCGCGCCGACTACAAGGACGGGCTCTTGACCGTGACCCTGCCGAAAGCCGCCAGCGTACTGCCGAAACGCATCGAGGTGCAGGCCAACTGA